From the Alloalcanivorax dieselolei B5 genome, one window contains:
- a CDS encoding YnfA family protein: protein MTPVLYLLAALAEIAGCFSFWAWWRLDRSVLWLVPGMLSLAAFAWLLSLVDADYAGRAYAAYGGVYIVTSLLWLWVVEQRAPDRWDLLGATVCLLGAGIILLGPRTA from the coding sequence GTGACACCGGTGCTGTATTTACTGGCGGCGTTGGCGGAAATCGCCGGGTGTTTCTCGTTCTGGGCCTGGTGGCGGCTGGACCGTTCGGTGCTCTGGCTGGTGCCGGGAATGCTCAGTCTGGCCGCGTTTGCCTGGTTGCTGAGTTTGGTGGATGCCGACTACGCCGGACGGGCCTACGCCGCCTATGGCGGTGTCTATATCGTGACGTCGTTGCTATGGCTGTGGGTGGTGGAGCAGCGCGCGCCGGATCGTTGGGATCTGCTCGGCGCGACGGTTTGCCTGCTCGGCGCGGGCATTATTCTGCTTGGCCCGCGGACCGCCTGA
- a CDS encoding ChuX/HutX family heme-like substrate-binding protein: MAIGGTAQSATLRHCRAALGDRVLRLQEEPMAILKGLYRLGSLVVTTFASGGRVSQSIRYPALTGSSPGLDCRGDQCRMRQELDVRQWRSVLAILAPVADLPARSLLFFDDYGEPVQQMAVAPESGGLAFEELVCAMLHPDQQQLGCPLAVRAPRRPTGSLMDWERRWSQSDEDAFEELLRQVGDRRQVLYQAVRDKFACPVRSETVPSLLSLAAERATPLTVCTGNRGVRLCLSAPWSSPRWQQGQCHLAHNGTLISLDMGRVASVWRLRRPGPGRVLTALEALDSEGRWLWTLSSGGDEDAWLTLLGEALIQEGRPGALFA, from the coding sequence ATGGCCATAGGCGGCACTGCCCAGTCGGCGACCCTGCGACATTGTCGCGCCGCCCTGGGTGATCGCGTACTGAGGCTCCAGGAAGAGCCCATGGCGATTCTCAAAGGACTCTATCGGCTCGGTTCCCTGGTGGTAACCACGTTCGCCAGCGGCGGCCGGGTCTCCCAATCCATACGCTATCCGGCCCTGACCGGCTCCAGCCCCGGGCTGGACTGCCGCGGTGACCAGTGCCGCATGCGCCAGGAACTGGACGTTCGCCAATGGCGCTCGGTGCTGGCGATACTGGCGCCGGTGGCGGATCTGCCGGCCCGCAGCCTGTTGTTTTTCGACGACTACGGTGAGCCGGTACAGCAAATGGCGGTGGCGCCGGAAAGCGGTGGCCTGGCCTTCGAGGAACTGGTCTGTGCCATGCTGCATCCGGATCAGCAACAACTGGGCTGCCCGCTCGCCGTCCGCGCGCCGCGCCGCCCGACGGGTTCGCTTATGGATTGGGAACGACGCTGGTCGCAAAGCGACGAGGACGCGTTCGAGGAACTACTGCGCCAGGTGGGGGATCGCCGGCAGGTGTTGTATCAGGCGGTACGGGACAAGTTCGCCTGCCCGGTACGCAGCGAAACGGTACCGTCACTATTGTCTCTGGCCGCCGAGCGCGCCACGCCGCTGACGGTATGTACCGGTAACCGAGGCGTCAGGTTGTGCCTGAGCGCGCCCTGGTCTTCGCCGCGCTGGCAGCAAGGGCAATGTCATCTGGCCCACAACGGCACCCTGATCAGTCTCGATATGGGGCGGGTGGCATCGGTGTGGCGTCTGCGCCGCCCGGGACCGGGCCGGGTGCTGACCGCGCTGGAAGCGCTCGACTCGGAGGGGCGTTGGTTGTGGACGCTGTCCTCCGGCGGGGACGAGGATGCCTGGCTGACCCTGCTCGGTGAAGCCCTGATACAGGAAGGCCGCCCCGGCGCTTTGTTCGCCTGA
- a CDS encoding helix-turn-helix domain-containing protein has translation MDIGALLKERRERRKETLEEVAFRAGTDPGNLSRIERNRQDLSVNRLIKLCEALEISLSEFFAELEKRAGGSRLSDPTAAFDKETRWLLKTLKTVPPTRRRLILEVTETIAKSGRLA, from the coding sequence ATGGATATCGGGGCACTACTCAAGGAACGGCGTGAGCGCCGCAAAGAAACTCTGGAAGAGGTGGCGTTTCGCGCGGGCACCGATCCGGGCAATTTGTCCCGCATCGAGCGCAACCGTCAGGATCTTTCCGTCAATCGCCTGATCAAATTGTGCGAAGCCCTGGAAATAAGCCTTTCCGAGTTCTTCGCGGAGCTGGAGAAGCGGGCCGGCGGCAGTCGGCTCAGCGATCCCACCGCGGCTTTCGACAAGGAAACCCGCTGGCTGTTGAAGACGCTCAAGACCGTCCCGCCGACCCGGCGCCGCCTGATTCTGGAAGTCACCGAAACCATCGCCAAAAGCGGCCGGCTGGCCTGA
- a CDS encoding helix-turn-helix domain-containing protein has translation MDTDIGGILKRRRLSRNETLEDVAFRADTDAGNLSRIERNRQDVTVQRLGRLCDALEMTLAEFFQELQGRSGTALSDPAAAFDKHTRELLSVVGTMSPADRITLVEMARVLAKRTPAARRRQQRSKTTKS, from the coding sequence ATGGACACGGACATCGGCGGCATCTTGAAAAGGCGGCGGCTAAGCCGCAACGAAACTCTCGAGGACGTGGCGTTCCGGGCGGATACCGACGCGGGTAATCTGTCGCGCATCGAGCGCAATCGGCAGGACGTCACGGTACAACGGCTGGGGCGGCTTTGTGATGCCCTGGAAATGACGCTGGCGGAGTTCTTTCAGGAGCTGCAAGGCCGCAGCGGCACGGCCTTGAGCGACCCCGCCGCCGCCTTCGACAAACATACCCGGGAATTACTGTCGGTGGTCGGCACCATGAGCCCGGCGGATCGCATCACGCTGGTGGAAATGGCCCGGGTTCTGGCCAAACGCACGCCCGCCGCCCGCCGCCGTCAGCAACGGTCGAAAACCACGAAATCGTAA
- a CDS encoding acyl-CoA dehydrogenase family protein, translated as MNTVSSPFYTEEHEAYRDTLRAFVGKELEPHAAQWDEEGTFPRELYRKAAEVGLFAAGYPEQYGGLDLDLFYMLINAQELARAGVGGLHASLMSHHIGLPPIIRAGLPALKDKWVPAVIRGDKISALAITEPGGGSDVAALTTTARRDGDHYVVNGSKTFITSGMRADIYTVAVRTGEPGHKGISLLAIERDTPGFTRTQLEKKMGWWCSDTATLYFDNCRVPVENLLGEENQGSKLIMQNFNSERLFMAAACTAYARVCLEEMIEYGQQRRTFGKTLMEHQVIRHKVADMCMRINATQAYLEQLTWRVQNGQNPVADVCLLKNQATQTMEYCAREAVQTLGGAGYLRGCKSERIYREVRVNAIGGGAEEIMRDLAVRQMGL; from the coding sequence ATGAACACAGTCAGCAGTCCGTTCTATACCGAGGAGCATGAAGCTTATCGCGACACCCTGCGCGCCTTCGTCGGTAAGGAACTGGAACCCCACGCGGCGCAATGGGATGAGGAAGGCACCTTTCCCCGCGAGCTGTACCGCAAAGCCGCCGAGGTCGGCCTGTTCGCGGCCGGTTATCCGGAGCAGTACGGCGGTCTGGATCTGGATTTGTTCTACATGCTGATCAATGCCCAGGAACTGGCCCGCGCCGGCGTCGGCGGCCTGCATGCCAGCCTGATGAGTCATCACATCGGTCTGCCGCCGATCATCCGCGCCGGCCTCCCGGCGTTAAAAGACAAATGGGTCCCGGCGGTGATTCGCGGCGACAAGATCAGTGCCCTGGCGATTACCGAGCCGGGCGGCGGCTCGGACGTGGCGGCGCTGACCACCACCGCCCGCCGCGACGGCGATCATTATGTCGTCAACGGCAGCAAGACCTTCATTACCTCGGGGATGCGCGCCGACATTTATACCGTGGCGGTGCGCACTGGCGAGCCCGGCCACAAGGGCATTTCCCTGCTCGCCATCGAGCGCGACACCCCCGGATTTACCCGCACTCAGCTGGAGAAAAAAATGGGCTGGTGGTGTTCCGACACCGCCACCCTGTATTTCGATAATTGCCGGGTGCCGGTGGAAAACCTGCTGGGCGAGGAGAACCAGGGTTCCAAGCTGATCATGCAGAACTTCAATAGCGAGCGGCTGTTCATGGCCGCTGCCTGTACCGCCTACGCGCGGGTCTGTCTGGAGGAGATGATCGAGTACGGCCAACAGCGCAGGACCTTCGGCAAAACCCTGATGGAACATCAGGTGATCCGCCACAAAGTGGCGGATATGTGTATGCGCATCAACGCCACTCAGGCCTATCTGGAACAACTGACCTGGCGGGTGCAGAACGGTCAGAACCCGGTGGCGGACGTCTGCCTGCTGAAGAACCAGGCGACCCAGACCATGGAATACTGCGCCCGCGAAGCGGTACAAACCCTCGGCGGCGCCGGTTACCTGCGCGGCTGCAAATCGGAAAGAATCTACCGGGAGGTCCGCGTCAACGCCATCGGCGGCGGCGCCGAGGAAATCATGCGCGACCTGGCCGTGCGGCAAATGGGACTGTAG
- a CDS encoding acyclic terpene utilization AtuA family protein — translation MSKTIRIGGASGYWGDTAIGPVQLIRQGQVDYLIFDYLAEITMSILAKAQARDPALGYATDFIERVMAPLLPEIHRQGIKVIANAGGVNLTACRQALEKVAADAGLPLRIGTVEGDNLLPQIEPIRALDPTELDTRAPLPDKLMSMNAYLGAFPIAAALDAGADIVLTGRCVDSALAVGPLIHEFGWRPDEYDRLAAGALVGHLIECGAQATGGNYSDWPDTVDGWDDTGFPIAEVSANGAFVLTKPRDTGGTVTPFTAGEQMLYEIGDPGAYMLPDVIADFRQVTLEQEGPDRVRIEGARGHAPTDTYKVSATYADGFGCVGTFVIAGRDAATKARRQGEAVLKKVRRLLDQSELGDFSKTAMQLVGAESSYGDHASDSARQVREVVLRLGVHHPRREGVDLFSKEFVGAGLSMAPGITGLSPGRPRPTPIVRLFSFLIDKERVPVQVALDGEPVPLAQAAERGGGRPVASQSDPAPTLEDSAVKVPLYRLAVARSGDKGDHANIGVIARRPEYLPALRAALTEERVADCFSHTLKGKVERFDLPGSHAMNFLLRHALDGGGVASLHLDAQAKTYAQVLLDMEIPVPEGLLSDS, via the coding sequence ATGAGCAAAACGATCCGCATCGGCGGCGCTTCCGGCTACTGGGGCGATACCGCCATTGGCCCCGTGCAGTTGATTCGCCAGGGACAGGTGGACTATCTGATCTTCGACTATCTGGCGGAAATCACCATGTCGATTCTGGCCAAGGCCCAGGCTCGCGATCCCGCCCTGGGCTACGCCACCGATTTCATTGAACGGGTGATGGCGCCCTTGCTGCCGGAGATCCACCGCCAGGGCATCAAGGTGATCGCCAACGCTGGCGGCGTGAATCTGACCGCCTGCCGCCAGGCTTTGGAGAAGGTGGCGGCCGACGCCGGCCTGCCTTTGCGCATCGGCACCGTGGAAGGCGACAACCTGCTCCCTCAAATCGAACCGATACGTGCCCTTGACCCTACCGAACTGGACACCCGCGCGCCGTTGCCCGACAAGTTGATGAGCATGAACGCTTATCTGGGCGCCTTCCCGATCGCCGCCGCCCTCGATGCCGGCGCCGACATCGTGCTCACCGGGCGCTGCGTGGACAGTGCCCTGGCGGTGGGCCCGCTGATCCATGAATTCGGCTGGCGGCCGGACGAGTATGACCGGCTCGCCGCCGGCGCCCTGGTGGGACACCTGATCGAATGCGGCGCCCAGGCCACCGGTGGCAATTACAGCGACTGGCCGGATACCGTGGACGGCTGGGACGACACCGGCTTCCCCATCGCCGAGGTCTCCGCCAACGGTGCTTTCGTGCTGACCAAACCGCGCGATACCGGCGGCACCGTCACCCCGTTCACCGCCGGCGAACAGATGCTCTATGAGATCGGCGATCCGGGCGCCTATATGTTGCCGGACGTGATCGCCGATTTCCGCCAGGTGACCCTGGAACAGGAGGGACCGGACCGGGTCCGCATCGAGGGCGCCCGGGGCCATGCCCCCACCGATACCTACAAGGTCAGCGCCACCTACGCCGACGGCTTCGGTTGTGTCGGCACCTTCGTTATCGCCGGACGCGACGCGGCCACCAAGGCCCGCCGGCAAGGTGAAGCGGTGCTGAAAAAAGTCCGCCGTCTGCTGGATCAGTCGGAATTGGGCGACTTCAGCAAAACCGCGATGCAACTGGTTGGCGCGGAAAGCAGCTACGGCGATCACGCCAGCGACAGTGCCCGGCAAGTGCGGGAAGTGGTACTGCGTCTGGGCGTGCACCATCCACGCCGGGAAGGGGTGGATCTGTTCTCCAAGGAATTCGTCGGCGCCGGCCTGTCCATGGCGCCGGGCATCACCGGCCTCAGCCCCGGGCGGCCGCGCCCCACGCCGATCGTGCGGCTATTCTCGTTCCTGATCGACAAGGAGCGGGTGCCGGTGCAAGTGGCCTTGGACGGGGAACCGGTACCGCTGGCGCAGGCGGCGGAGCGCGGCGGTGGCCGGCCAGTGGCCAGCCAATCCGATCCGGCGCCGACACTGGAAGATAGCGCGGTCAAGGTACCACTGTACCGCCTGGCCGTGGCACGCAGCGGCGATAAAGGCGACCACGCCAATATCGGTGTCATCGCCCGGCGGCCGGAATATCTGCCGGCACTGCGCGCCGCGCTCACCGAGGAACGGGTCGCCGACTGCTTCTCTCATACCCTCAAGGGCAAGGTGGAGCGCTTCGATCTGCCCGGCAGTCACGCCATGAACTTTCTGTTGCGCCACGCTCTGGACGGCGGTGGCGTCGCCTCCCTGCACCTGGACGCGCAGGCCAAGACCTATGCCCAGGTGCTGCTGGATATGGAAATCCCGGTGCCCGAAGGGCTGCTATCCGACAGCTGA
- the hemP gene encoding hemin uptake protein HemP codes for MSQWKKPVTIATRSGRRIAVQEDSVASRALLNADGKLWIEHGGERYLLRRTANDRLILTK; via the coding sequence ATGTCGCAATGGAAAAAACCGGTGACCATCGCCACTCGCAGTGGCCGACGTATCGCCGTACAGGAAGACAGCGTCGCCAGCCGTGCCTTGCTCAACGCCGATGGCAAACTCTGGATCGAGCACGGCGGCGAGCGTTACCTGTTACGGCGCACCGCCAACGACCGCTTGATTCTGACCAAATAG
- a CDS encoding ATP-binding cassette domain-containing protein — translation MLSLEHINLRRGTSLLLEDANFTLHQGQRVGLVGKNGSGKSSLFKLISGELDTDAGQLSRPADWRLAMMAQEVPALPQPAIDYVLDGHQELRAAERELARAQDNDDSDAMAHAHARLDTLRAWEQPARAATLLAGLGFSEAQQQQPVSAFSGGWRMRLNLAQVLLANADLVLLDEPTNHLDLDAILWLQQWLVQQPGALMVISHDRAFLDATVGEILHIDQGRLKRYTGTYSDFERQRAEQLSQQQKLHEKQQTQIAHLQKFVDRFKAKASKAKQAQSRVKALEKLERIAPAHVDSAFRFSFHTPKRLPDPMIDLEGVGCGYDGQPVLTNVTLNLRPESRLGLLGQNGAGKSTLIRTLVGELPAIGGHLLHGPDLVIGYFHQQQVDRLDAKDTPYQLLNREYPQWSEQQIRNELGGFGFHGDEVFAPIGRFSGGEKARLALSLIVQQKPSLLLLDEPANHLDLDMREALTMALQDFAGAVVLVSHDRHLLETTVDEFLLVADGGVHPFDGDLDDYARWLQQARRDEQAEAKADDTRSPVRDDAKQRRQDAARRREQLRPLKKTVEKCEHRLESAGRELAEVELLLGDEGLYTDSARKQELADLLARQGQLRNDKEEQEMALLEAMEALEEAENAVNS, via the coding sequence ATGTTGTCCCTGGAACACATCAACCTGCGCCGTGGCACCAGCCTGCTGCTGGAAGACGCCAACTTCACTCTGCATCAGGGCCAGAGAGTCGGATTGGTCGGTAAGAACGGCAGCGGCAAGAGCTCCCTGTTCAAGTTGATCAGCGGCGAGCTGGACACCGACGCCGGGCAGCTATCCCGCCCCGCCGACTGGCGTCTGGCGATGATGGCCCAGGAAGTCCCGGCCCTGCCCCAGCCGGCCATCGACTATGTTCTGGACGGCCACCAGGAGCTGCGCGCCGCCGAGCGAGAACTGGCCCGCGCCCAGGACAATGACGACAGCGATGCCATGGCCCACGCCCATGCCCGCCTGGACACCCTGCGTGCCTGGGAGCAACCGGCGCGTGCCGCCACCCTGCTGGCCGGTCTGGGCTTCAGTGAAGCGCAACAGCAACAACCGGTCAGCGCCTTTTCCGGCGGCTGGCGCATGCGTCTCAATCTGGCCCAAGTGCTGCTCGCCAACGCCGATCTGGTGCTGCTCGACGAGCCCACCAACCACCTGGATCTGGACGCCATTCTCTGGTTGCAGCAATGGCTGGTGCAGCAGCCCGGCGCCTTGATGGTGATTTCCCACGACCGCGCTTTTCTCGACGCCACCGTGGGCGAGATCCTGCACATCGACCAGGGACGGCTCAAGCGCTATACCGGCACCTATTCGGACTTCGAACGGCAACGGGCGGAGCAGCTCTCGCAACAGCAAAAGCTGCACGAGAAGCAGCAAACCCAGATCGCTCATTTGCAGAAATTCGTGGATCGCTTCAAGGCCAAGGCGTCCAAAGCCAAGCAGGCGCAAAGCCGGGTAAAGGCGTTGGAGAAGCTGGAGCGTATTGCCCCGGCCCATGTGGATTCCGCGTTCCGTTTTTCGTTCCACACGCCCAAGCGGCTGCCGGACCCGATGATCGACCTGGAAGGGGTCGGCTGCGGTTACGACGGTCAGCCGGTGCTCACCAATGTCACCCTGAATCTGCGCCCGGAATCCCGGCTCGGCCTGCTCGGCCAGAATGGCGCCGGCAAGTCCACCCTGATCCGCACCCTGGTGGGAGAACTGCCGGCCATCGGCGGCCATCTGCTGCACGGCCCGGATCTGGTAATCGGTTATTTCCATCAACAACAGGTGGACCGGCTCGACGCCAAGGACACGCCTTACCAGTTACTCAACCGCGAGTATCCGCAATGGAGCGAACAGCAGATTCGCAATGAGTTGGGCGGCTTCGGTTTTCATGGCGACGAGGTGTTCGCCCCGATCGGCCGTTTCTCCGGCGGCGAGAAGGCGCGCCTGGCGCTGTCGCTGATCGTGCAGCAAAAACCATCGCTGCTGCTGCTCGACGAACCGGCCAACCACCTGGATCTGGACATGCGCGAAGCGCTGACCATGGCGCTGCAGGACTTCGCCGGCGCCGTGGTACTGGTTTCCCACGACCGCCATCTGTTGGAAACCACCGTCGACGAATTTCTGCTGGTGGCGGACGGCGGCGTGCACCCCTTTGACGGCGACCTGGATGACTACGCCCGCTGGCTGCAACAGGCCCGCCGCGATGAGCAGGCCGAAGCGAAAGCGGACGACACCCGCTCACCGGTACGCGATGACGCCAAACAGCGGCGTCAGGACGCGGCCCGCCGCCGCGAACAGTTACGACCGTTGAAGAAAACGGTGGAGAAATGCGAGCACCGGCTGGAATCGGCCGGCCGGGAACTGGCCGAGGTGGAGCTGCTGCTGGGCGACGAGGGCCTGTATACCGACAGTGCACGCAAGCAGGAGCTGGCTGATCTGCTCGCCCGCCAGGGGCAACTGCGCAACGACAAGGAAGAACAGGAGATGGCGCTGCTGGAAGCGATGGAAGCCCTGGAAGAAGCGGAAAACGCAGTGAACAGTTAA
- a CDS encoding TIGR02444 family protein, with translation MTEDTLWTFALRLWRRADVERQCLRLQDEYQVPVAAVLAALWLSRRPSPADAALGRRLLARAEIMEKDYLRPLREVRRRAAAESWARELKRQIQEAELEAERLLLNQLADMAQGAPPTDQPVSALSWLLMVAPEAGVCQGLQATLEALCEAVEASP, from the coding sequence ATGACCGAGGACACGCTTTGGACTTTCGCGCTGCGTTTGTGGCGACGAGCGGATGTGGAGCGCCAGTGCCTGCGCCTGCAGGATGAGTATCAGGTACCGGTGGCGGCGGTGCTGGCGGCACTGTGGCTGAGCCGCCGCCCCAGCCCGGCGGACGCGGCTCTGGGCCGGCGCTTGCTGGCGCGGGCGGAGATCATGGAAAAGGATTATCTGCGACCGCTGCGCGAGGTTCGTCGCCGGGCCGCCGCCGAGAGCTGGGCGCGGGAGCTGAAACGGCAGATCCAGGAGGCGGAACTGGAGGCGGAGCGTCTGCTATTGAATCAACTGGCGGATATGGCCCAGGGGGCGCCGCCCACGGATCAGCCGGTATCGGCGTTGTCCTGGTTGTTGATGGTGGCGCCGGAAGCCGGCGTTTGCCAGGGCTTGCAGGCCACCCTGGAAGCGTTGTGCGAGGCGGTCGAGGCGTCGCCGTGA
- a CDS encoding DUF6231 family protein: MMTSIAASAIRTPQEKLAAILDSHQPRRLLTVSLNPVPVAEHWCDDHDCELIRIQEQNPFDALDHIDRVDMAIVADQLEYMSQRDGESLIGLLRNLHTDSLVAVYQPYLAPEKLRWSSNGFLALGCREEGHFAHDQRELLLYSYDLDSYNFKRAWNNPRFWANPENWGKYWW, translated from the coding sequence ATGATGACTTCGATAGCTGCTTCCGCCATTCGTACGCCGCAAGAAAAACTGGCTGCCATCCTCGACAGCCACCAGCCCCGTCGCCTGCTCACCGTCAGCCTTAACCCGGTCCCGGTCGCCGAACACTGGTGTGACGATCATGACTGCGAATTGATCCGCATCCAGGAACAAAACCCTTTCGACGCTTTGGATCACATCGACCGGGTGGACATGGCGATCGTCGCCGATCAGTTGGAATACATGAGCCAGCGTGACGGTGAGTCCTTGATCGGCCTGCTGCGCAACCTGCACACCGATTCCCTGGTGGCGGTCTACCAACCGTACCTGGCACCGGAAAAACTGCGCTGGTCCAGCAATGGCTTCCTTGCTCTGGGTTGCCGGGAGGAAGGTCATTTCGCTCACGATCAAAGAGAGCTTCTGCTCTATAGCTACGACCTGGATTCATACAATTTCAAACGCGCCTGGAATAATCCGCGCTTCTGGGCCAACCCGGAGAACTGGGGCAAGTACTGGTGGTGA
- a CDS encoding site-specific DNA-methyltransferase has protein sequence MLAELARVPAGRLERLGRPPLTSGAAPHRIIEGDNLAVLHHLQPELRGQVKMIYIDPPYNTGRGFLYPDNYRHSVAAYLALAGDTGENDDSGRLHARWLNMMYPRLLLARELLRDDGVLFVSIDDHEVHTLRMILDEIFGPDNFVATFPWQSRTSRQNDTDLSVQHEYVLAYARVRRRQQRRLTASNQDVWDRLPGFAVRPGPLIDERYSNPDDDPRGPWKLDPFDAPNRRPGLTYAITNPNTGETFWPPEGRCWRTGEDRFKELNGQGRILFGRRGRGRPQLKVFLREKAPFGEVPVTWLDGHRYGTARSGTQELQALFGGQAPFSYPKPTRLIRFLLEIATGPRDLVLDFFAGSGTTGQAVLELNRDQRSRRRFVLVQGSEPTGDARWPTIAELTRERVRRVLERDALVNQGFRALRWVPRGR, from the coding sequence ATGCTTGCCGAGTTGGCCCGGGTGCCCGCTGGCCGCCTGGAACGCCTGGGGCGGCCGCCGCTGACCAGCGGGGCGGCCCCTCATCGCATCATCGAAGGCGACAACCTGGCGGTGCTGCATCATCTGCAGCCGGAACTGCGCGGCCAGGTGAAAATGATCTATATCGATCCGCCCTATAATACCGGCCGGGGCTTTTTGTATCCGGACAATTATCGCCATTCCGTGGCCGCTTATCTGGCCCTGGCCGGTGACACCGGCGAGAACGATGACAGTGGCCGCCTGCATGCGCGCTGGCTGAACATGATGTACCCGCGTCTGCTGCTGGCGCGGGAGTTGTTGCGCGATGACGGGGTACTGTTCGTCAGCATCGACGATCATGAAGTGCATACCCTGCGCATGATTCTCGACGAGATCTTCGGCCCGGACAATTTCGTCGCCACTTTTCCCTGGCAGTCGCGCACCTCACGGCAAAACGACACCGACCTGAGTGTGCAGCACGAATACGTCCTGGCCTATGCGCGGGTTCGGCGCCGCCAACAGCGGCGTCTGACCGCCAGTAATCAGGATGTCTGGGATCGCCTACCGGGGTTCGCGGTGCGCCCCGGCCCGCTGATCGATGAGCGTTACAGCAATCCGGATGACGACCCGCGCGGCCCCTGGAAGCTGGACCCCTTCGACGCGCCCAACCGCCGCCCGGGGCTGACCTACGCGATCACCAATCCGAACACTGGCGAGACATTCTGGCCGCCAGAGGGGCGTTGCTGGCGTACCGGCGAGGATCGGTTCAAGGAACTGAACGGGCAGGGGCGCATCCTGTTCGGACGGCGTGGACGCGGCCGGCCGCAACTGAAAGTGTTCCTGCGCGAGAAGGCGCCTTTTGGCGAGGTGCCGGTGACCTGGCTGGATGGGCACCGCTACGGCACCGCCCGCTCCGGCACCCAGGAGCTGCAGGCGCTGTTCGGTGGTCAGGCGCCGTTTTCCTATCCCAAGCCCACCCGTTTGATCCGCTTTCTGCTGGAGATTGCCACCGGGCCCAGGGACCTGGTGCTGGATTTCTTCGCCGGCAGCGGCACCACCGGGCAGGCGGTACTGGAATTGAACCGGGATCAGCGCAGCCGACGCCGCTTCGTCCTGGTGCAGGGCAGTGAACCCACCGGTGATGCGCGCTGGCCCACCATCGCCGAACTGACCCGCGAACGGGTGCGGCGGGTATTGGAGCGGGACGCTTTGGTGAACCAGGGATTCCGGGCCCTGCGCTGGGTGCCGCGGGGCCGCTGA